TATTTTATTCGCAATCTCTTCACTCACGGCAACAGCTGGAATCTTCGCCCACTCTAAATCTTTCTTTGAGAGAAACAGCCCCATATATGGAAATGCTTTCCCAGTTCCTTTGCGATAGGCTATAAAACCAATGGCACCGCTTTTGTTAGCTTTTTCATAATTATCCTTCCATTTCTTGCCAACTAAGACTATTTTTCCCTCTGCTTTCTCCCAGTCCTCTTCTCTTTCAACGTGAACTATCTCTCCCTCAGCTTCTCCGCTTGGTGAGTGTGCCATCACAATGAGGGGAATTTCCTCAGTGGTGAATTTTTGGTGAAAAATCTCAATTTCACCGTAAATTAGATCCCATGCAATTGGAGATCTCAATGTTAGATGCCAGGTTTCTCCATCATAGACATCTTTCAAAAGCTGGGCGTCAATTCCAGCTTTTTTAAGCTCCCCAATAACATACTCCGCTGCATCAACGATTTCTTTTGAACCCTGGATTCTATGGAACTGAGAGATGTTCATTATGTGCCTCAAAATTTCATCAACATTTATTCTTGCTTCCTCAAGAAACTCCTTCATAATATCACCAAAAATAATTTCGCAATGCTTATTTAAGTTGCTCGCTTAGTTGGAGCATCAGCCCCAAGTAATGTGCCTGTTAACCAGAAACCTAACGATAAACGAGAATCCAATTCCAATTAAGTTCGCTATTAGATAATGCATGCCAAGGTAAACAAGGGCTCCAAATATTACCCACTGGACAACAGCCCCACTTAAGGCAGCCAAGTGGAAGCTGAAGAGCCTCCTATAAAGCGGTTTGTTCTTCAAATCCCTAAACGTCCACAGATCATTCCATGTGAAATTGTTGAGGATTGCAAGCTCAGTCGCAAAGAAATTAGCAATCATTAAATTAGCAATCCCCCCACCGAGAATGTTTGCAAAAAGCCAGAGGAAAAACTGATTTACAACTATTCCGCTCATTCCCACAATTGAGAACTTAATCAAACGGTCAATCTCACCCTCCCATTTCATCAAACGATAGAGATGCCTCAAATAGTTGAAAATCTGCTTTTGGCTGAGTTTGCTTTCTCCAGCGTGTCTTAAACCAAAAGCGTATGGAACCTCAACTACCCTGCTGTATTTCCCCTTTATGAGAATCTCAAGGAGGATTTTAAAGCCCACTGGGTTCAGCTTAACATTCTCCACAACTCCTCTTCTGAGAGCAAAGAATCCGCTCACAGGGTCTTTTATGTTCCTAATTTTCGGCAGCGCAACACGACCAATCATTATTGCACCTTTTGAGATTAACTTCCTCCACCAGTACCAGTTCTCAACCTTTCCACCCTTTACATAGCGGGAGCCAATTGCAATGTCAGCCCCACTCTCGATTGCCTCAATGAGCCTTGGAATTACTTCCGGAGGATGCTGTAAATCAGCATCCATGACTACAAAAATATCACCCCTTGCCTCTTTAAATCCTCTAATCACAGCAGAAGAGAGACCTTTCTCTTTTGTCCTCCTGATAACTCTAACTGGATATTTTTGCGCCAATTCTTGAGCTTTCTCCCATGTTTTATCTGGAGAGTCATCATCAACGATTATAATCTCAAACTCATAGCCTTCTAATGCTTTGCTTATTCTACTCACAAGCTCCTCAAGGTTTTCCCGCTCGTTGTACGTTGGTACTATAATCGAAATCATGACAATCCCTTCCTTGTCCAATTTCTCGTTGCGAAATCTTTATAACAGTTTCCTTAAACTTCATTCTCGAGGGGCCGTGGGGTAGCTTGGCCTATCCTTCCGGCTTCGGGAGCCGGGGACCCGGGTTCAAATCCCGGCGGCCCCACCAAATTTAACTTCTTGAGCAATTCTGGTGGTTCCTCATCAAAGAAAACCCATCTCGCCATTTGATTGAAAAACTGCGACTTGTTAATGGCTAAGGCATTCATTTCCTCGACCACCTCTCTATCTAGAGTGATGTGTAAGCGTTTCTTTCGCTTCTTTTGCGCCCTAACTCCTTTGTGAGAGCCGCTATTTTTATGCCCACTCCTACGCATATAGACCCACTACTTGGAGTATGGCCGAGGATGTTAATATTTGTTGGCATTAGAATCACCAGATTTCTTCGACTTTGCCTATTTTGAATAGCCAGAGTTTGCTCAAATGTTCCATTCTATCGCAGAATTTCTTGCTGAGGATGTAAGTGTGGTAGGCTCCTCTTGAAATGAAGCCAAGGGCTTCAAGCCTTTTGATGACTCTAAAGTACAAGTAATGCTTTTCTGGTGGAAATAGTTCTTTGTACTCATCCCATCCCATGCGACCATTCTTCTTAATGTACTCAATGATTTCCTCAGCCATGTTCTTGGCTTCCTCGCTCTCAAAAACAACATCAAAGACGTCATCCGGTGGTTGGTAAACGGGTATTTTAATACTCACAACATCGGGCAAACGCCTTTTCCTCGGCATAATTACACCCCCATAGTTATTAGCTTCCACTAAACATGTAATTATTCTTTGAGATCCACTCACGAAGTTGGGGGAAGATACTGCACAAGGGTGCAAGTATTTTGGTTATGTTGCTTGCAAGCTTGCTTGTGCTGGAAAGATGTTTAGGGAAAAATGATAATAACATGAAGTTGTTATTATTCATCTTTAGCCACCTCTTTGACTGCCTTCACAATGCTGTAGAACTTCTCAGGTTCCATGGCGCACTTTATTTCCTCATAATAACGTTCTCCAGTCTCAGTTAGTCCAACCTTATAGTTTACAAGCTCAAAAGCATCTTCAAGATAGAGTGGAGCATCTATGATATCATAGACTTCATCAAAAGTCCACTTGGGGCTAAAATACCTTGCGAAAATTTCATGCCTCTCTGCAAGCTTTCTAACAAGTGTCACTAGCTTTCTCCGTGACAACTTCCTCGGAAGACTACCTACCACAAGAACCATAAGAATCTCCATCGCAAGCAAATCCTCATTACCATCCCTCTTTGCCATTTCCACAGAGTCATAAACAGTAATCAACTCAGCCACGGCCCTCACGCTCCTCTTCGTCATTTTGTTTTGCAAGTTCCTCGCAAACCTCTCTGAATTCACAGACCTCACAAATTTCCCCGTATGCTATGTTGATTAGTCCCAAGCACTCCATTTCTTCCCATTCGTCTTCCTCTTCCCAAAATTCTTCTTCCTCAAACTCTTCCTCAACCATGGCTCTCACGCTCCTTCAATTTCTCTTTTGCAAGTCTAATTGCAAGGATAGGGTTCCTCTCCGCTTCCTCGAACAATTCCTTTGTTATGACGACACTAAAGAACGTCAAAGCACGCTCATACTCTTTCCAGTCCCCATAGTCTCGAACCCACGTTTCAATTAAATGCCCTTCAATGAGAATCAGCCCGTCCTTACCCTCAGCATACCAAGCGCTCTCCCCCCACTTCTCATAACGCTTTGCCTTTTTAAGAAAATCAATAGCATCCTTGAAACCAAGCGCCCTGTATATTGCCTCCTTATCTTCATCACTTACTCCTAACTCATTCACAATGGGCACGATTGCAACCTGAAAATAAAGAACATCAGAGACCATCCTCGTCAAGCCTCCTCTAACTTTGACAACTTGTCAAATATCTCAGCAGCTTTTCTCCTTGACGTTGAGAGTGCAACTAAAGTTCCCCTTCTAACAACTTTGTACATATCTGAGATGCCATCGTTGAAATGTACCCACAGCTCAATACCCAAACTTCTTTTACTTGCAAGTATATACCAACCCTCCAACCTAAACGCCATCAAACCACCTCCTCGGCGAATAATTGTTGGAGGGTGGGGATTACTTCGTAAGGCTTCATTCTAACAACTTCATCCTTTCTTATGACTGCATAATTGTCCTTGGAAATGCCCTCCCCACGGTGTTCTTTTTTGGGTGCAATGCGAAAAGCATTGAATGCATAAAACTCCCTCCAGCCAACGTTGATAATGTACCACAAGTCCTTATCGAGGATTTTTGAAAAGTAATACAGCGTCTCAAACTGCATCCAATTAATTAAGACTTCAGAGCCCTTAACAGTCCAAGGCTCCTTATACTTTAACTCAAAAAAGCCAAGATAACGCTTTCCTCTGCCATTACCAAGAATAAGCACTGGAATAGCATCAATGTCATAGATGACAAGACCCCTCGGATAAAGCCTCCTCATCAATGCCGAGAACAACAGCTTATTCTGCGCATCATTCAACTGATTAATCAAGAACTTCCTGAGCGTCAAATCCCGAACAGTACTCCTCACATGAGCCTTCAAAGCCTCAATCTCCCGAATCGGCCTAGGAGTATTATACTTAGAAAGCTGAGAATAATAAACAGAAAGAACCTGCTTCCTCATCTCCTCCACCTCTTCACTACAATTGCTCTTTTTTCCCTACTCCACTCCGCCTTAACCCAATGCCCACGCCTCAGAAAATCTGAGAGGGAGTAAATGAACTCCTTAAACTCCTCATAAGGCACGTGCTTCCTCAACCGGATGAGGTAGTTCTCTCCAGCAATGTGAACCCTCACCGGAATGGGCTGCTGCTCAAGGAACTCAATCAAAGATTCAAGAGGAAGGTACTGAGCATCAGAGGGAATCTCGTCATCGTCAATGAGAACCTGAACATGCTGAGCATTCCACTCTGCCATCGCTCTGGCAACAATGTCCTCCTCTTCGGGAATTGTCAAGGTGTTGACTTCGCTCATGCGCTCACCCCTTTCCTCAGCTCTTCAAGCTCATCGTAGAGATCCCTCAACAGCTCAGTCAACATTCTGATAGCCTCCTCCTTGCTGTACCTTGCCTCAATCTTTACCTCCCTCAGCCGAGCCTCAAACTCAATCCTGTCCATCCTCAGCCCTCCCTATCCATGTTTGAGTAAAAGTCAAGCTGAGGATCAACATCAATAGGCAGCACATCATTAGCCATGTCTATCAGCTCTTCTTCACCAAAGAAGCCCTCCACTGGCTTTTTGATATGCTGCATATCAACCAAGTAGTAGAACCCACTCTCGGCCCTATCCACAACGCCCTTCCTCCTGAGTGCTTCCAGCAAAGCCTTGACCTCCTGCGCCGGCATTCTGAGCTCTTGCACGAGGTCGCTAACCAAAGCCGGAGCCCTCTCCAAAGCCTCCAAAACCTGCAACACCTCAACACCCCTAACCTGCATCACAAATCACCCCCAATGCGCTTGAAGTCAGCCAAATCGTTCATTATGATACAATCCTCTCTCCTGAAGAATTCAGAAATGTCAAGATACCAGCCTTGAGCTGGAGCATTCTTGAATTTAGTCTTGCCCAAGGAGTGAATGAGGACTGTTCCAATTGGAATGCAAGTGTCCTCCATTTTCTCTGGATGCCAGTCAACGACCAACGGGAACAACAGAGCCTGAGCTTTTGGAGGACTGCCTGCAAGGCTGACAACAATAGTGTAATACTTATCATAGGAGTCCTTAAGGAAGGCTACCACGAGCTTCCTGCTCTCCAAATCATCACTTATACACCTTGGATATTTGCCACAATGCAACCGAGCCATCCACAACTTCAAATCATCAACACTAATACGAACACCCCTCTGCATGGCTCAAACCTCCAAGTATTCCTCAGTTAGGCGTGAGAAGAGTTCGTAAATTTCCAACTCTTCGTTAGTGAGACGCTTGAGGATTTCGGCACTGTTGGGTCTAAAATATGCGGCTTGGAACAATTTTTGATAGCGTACAGCTTTCAATTGTTTGTACTTGCGCTTTAAATTTGCAAGCGTTATTAACTTAACATTCAAGATTTTCGGGCTCAGAATACTGTTCTTAACTATTTCTTCTGCAAGAAGAATATAGTCCTCGATTTCTTTGTAAAACTCTCTCTTCAACTCCTGTAAAACCCTTTCCTCCTTTTCCTTGAACAATGCCATGTCAACCTCAGCAATCAGTCTCTGCACACCCTCCCAAAACGGAGTCAAATCAATGAAACCCTTCTTCCACAATTCCCTGGCACTTTCAACAGAATCAAGGAGCACATAATCACCCTCTTTGTAATTTTCAAACGGCTTGAGAACCTTAGCCGGAATCAAAGTCATGCAAACACCTCCCTCAGCATTCTCTTAACATCTTCAAGAGCGTCCAAATAGCCGTTCCAATACTCGATGTCCTTCTCAACCTTCTCCAGCTCGGCTTTCTGCTTCTTTGCCTTCAAAACAGCGGCTTCTCTTTCCAGCCTTGCCTTAGTCTCCAAGGCCTTCTCAATTTCCTGCTCAAGCCATTCTTCCAAGGTGGTGGGCTCTTCCTTAACAACACGGGCTTGCGCCCGCTCTTGGGCGACAAAAGCCCAAAACGCCTTTTCAGTTTCCAAACTCATGCTTTCACCTCCTTTAACAAACATTGAGAGATTTGAGATGTGAGAGTAAGCAGAAAGAGGACATCATAATCAATAGTTTTCTTTGTTGTTTCCTTGTGGAGGGTTATTCCAAAAGCCTCCAACCCTTTAACCTCAATCCAATAGACCTTTACCTCAAGCTCCGGTGGCTTTCCTCGCTCCCATGTATATGAAATCTGAATATTCTTACCAGTCTTTAAATCCTTCAAAACAGCCCAATCAATGATGTAGCTCCTCCTGTACTTCTTTGGAGAGGTGTGTATTTCTTCAATCTCAAGCTCCGGAATTTCCCGAACGACCTTTTTGACTAAACGCTCAATCAAATAACTCATTCAACCACCTCCATGGATGTGGGATTAGAAGAGGATGGAAGCCTCCTAACTTCCCAAGCAAGCTCCCCAAACTTATGATGCGGAATTATCACCAGCCCAAGCTCATAAGAAACGTAAACCTTGCCTTCCTTCACAAACCATTGCTCCAAGAACTCCTTAGCATGCTTAAGCAATTCGCCAGAATAGCCAAGCCTTTTCATTAGTTCAACCATCTTTATCTTGCCATCCCTACTATAACGATCAATAACCTCGTAGATTTCCTTCTTGAAGTCCTCAGCCCTTCTTTCTCTTGCAGACATCTTGAGCTGTCTCTCAAGCTCCCTAATTCTCTGCTTGAGTTCTTTGTTCTCCTCCTTGAGAGCTTGATTTTCAACACAGAGCTTTTCATTTTCTTGTTGAGTCTTAAACAGCTTTTCTTCAAGATTAGAAACAAGCTTTTCAAGTTCAACAACGTGCTTTTTCAGTCCCTCATACTCAGCAACCATGCGAACAACTCTTTCTTCTTTCGTTAGCCAAATCTCGATCAAATCTCCTAATGAAAGACCTGTCTCTTTTGAAATCTCCACTACTTTTTCCAATGCCCATCTTTCGAGATATACTGTTGTGATTTTGCCGTCCTGCTTTTTCCTTGGTCTTGGCATGGTTGTTCCCTCAGTGCCTGTAGTGTTCCAGAAGAAGGCTGATGAACTCACCTCTTGAAAGAGAAAGAGCCTTTCTTTCCCTGTCAAGCTTCTCAAGAACTTCTTTTGGTAGGGTTATGGTCACTACAACAACTCCATGCGGATATTTTCGAGGCCTTCCCGGACCTTTCTTCATAGACATCACCTTTGGACGATAATATTGGATTGGACAATATAATTGTCCATATTTAACTATTTAACTTTTTTGGAAAAATCGTTGAACAAACATTCAAAATTGGACAACATTATTGTCCACTCAATGAACATGCGTTCAAAAACTGTCCCAAAATGTCTAAGAATCAAAGTCTGTCTCAGAATACTACACTACTGTTCTATATTTCAACGAGTTTTTTATTTATTTTATAACAAACCCTGAGAAAAGCAGTAAGATCACTGATTTAATACAAATACACTGATTAGCGAAGAGTTTGAGAAAATGCCTTATTTTTTAATAAAAAACTCCATAGGTTTTTAACTACGTTGTGTAAAACGAGCATGTTTTTTATTAAAAAACTCGAAGCTTGTTATTTAATAATTAACCAACCCTCCTCACGTGCATGTTAAGTATTTCCCTTTCTTGGTGTTCATCTATGATTTCAAAACCATTTTCAACAAAGTGGAGCAAGTGCTTATATTCATCTTTAACTAAATCCTCAAGGGTATAATAATTTATAAGTAGGATTTCTAATATATCACCAATTTCAATGTCCAATTCTTGCCTTATTTGTTTGTTTATCGTAAACATTCCCCTACTTGTTAGCTTTACGAGAGTGTGAACACGTTTTAATGGCTTAAAATTAGAAGGATTGATTTTGCGAATGATTATTTCAATATAAGTTCCCTTATTCAAGCCAAACAGCTCTTTTTCACCCTCAGGAATAACTACCCTAAACTTAGATATCACAGGAACATGAAATTTCGCTAGTGGTTCGATGATTTGCTGGTTTTCTGGCATTGTGGTCGCCTCTTATAGTTAATGCATTGCTTATATATGGAGGTTTCGGTGGACATTTATTAGGTTTGCGAAATTTTTGTTTGTTTGTGTAGCGTGATAATAACAAAAACAAAAGAAAAAGTGAGAATTGTTATCATGCTAACTTTTTGGTTTTAGGATTCCTGGAAAGAGGTCTTTGTTCTCGGCTATTA
Above is a genomic segment from Thermococcus sp. SY098 containing:
- a CDS encoding glycosyltransferase family 2 protein; translated protein: MISIIVPTYNERENLEELVSRISKALEGYEFEIIIVDDDSPDKTWEKAQELAQKYPVRVIRRTKEKGLSSAVIRGFKEARGDIFVVMDADLQHPPEVIPRLIEAIESGADIAIGSRYVKGGKVENWYWWRKLISKGAIMIGRVALPKIRNIKDPVSGFFALRRGVVENVKLNPVGFKILLEILIKGKYSRVVEVPYAFGLRHAGESKLSQKQIFNYLRHLYRLMKWEGEIDRLIKFSIVGMSGIVVNQFFLWLFANILGGGIANLMIANFFATELAILNNFTWNDLWTFRDLKNKPLYRRLFSFHLAALSGAVVQWVIFGALVYLGMHYLIANLIGIGFSFIVRFLVNRHITWG
- a CDS encoding MarR family transcriptional regulator, which encodes MQVRGVEVLQVLEALERAPALVSDLVQELRMPAQEVKALLEALRRKGVVDRAESGFYYLVDMQHIKKPVEGFFGEEELIDMANDVLPIDVDPQLDFYSNMDREG
- a CDS encoding ribbon-helix-helix domain-containing protein, with the protein product MKKGPGRPRKYPHGVVVVTITLPKEVLEKLDRERKALSLSRGEFISLLLEHYRH
- a CDS encoding AbrB/MazE/SpoVT family DNA-binding domain-containing protein, with the translated sequence MPENQQIIEPLAKFHVPVISKFRVVIPEGEKELFGLNKGTYIEIIIRKINPSNFKPLKRVHTLVKLTSRGMFTINKQIRQELDIEIGDILEILLINYYTLEDLVKDEYKHLLHFVENGFEIIDEHQEREILNMHVRRVG